A region of the Aethina tumida isolate Nest 87 chromosome 3, icAetTumi1.1, whole genome shotgun sequence genome:
CAGTAGAAGAGTTGACAACAATGCTAAGTGCATGGGGAGGGAGCATGGGAATGGATATTGTCATCTGTGATGAAGAAATGGTTGAACTTGGAAGGAATAGAAGTAATGGTGAACGTAGGAGAAACAAagataaagaatatataaattctgtGATCTGTatcatgtttataaataagatatttatgtGATGTAATATGTACCAGTGATTATcccagttaataaataaattatattcaaacataattattttttacttatttcataCCAATATACCTTCTTTGATTTTATCAAACATTAAATCAAATCATGACCATCAAAAACAGGATGATGAAGGATTTAGGACATTTAACAGTCACCTTGACTGTCCAAAATCTATATATTGATAATCACAACGGAGGAAGTTGTCTTCGAACCAACTGTATACATGATATTTTTTGTCGAATAGGCAAAAGAAAATCTTGAATTGCAGACCTGTTTTCACATTTTCGATGACAAGAATGTCTTAATTATCAAGTCCTTTCATATTCAAATAGTTCTTACGACTACGACAGAgacattattcaaatatatcagTGATATTGTCTAAAATAAGCCACAATGAACGTGTATGAAACTTTGGAGAACGACATGTCCAACGAACAACCCGATGTAAGTAATATTTGAAGCTAAGAACACAAGTTTGTTatgtactatatttttatttgcagtCAGTACTATCAGAACattacaaacaaacaaatattcaacaatGGGACAATGAACAATTACGTTTTCAACAAGGTACAATTAAAGGTAACAAATAGCTCTCAAGAATCAAAACAGCTCACTCATCGTATTTCGCTTTCTAGATCTACTTGAAGATGTTAAACGAGGAGTCAACCAACAACTTCTTTCTCAGCACTTACTAAACAGCGTTGCTAAACAATCCCTGAATATAAGAAGACGCCGTACATCGTACTCCCGTTTCCAGATGTGCTCATTAGAAAACGAGTACCTCAAGCATACCCATCTAAACAAAGcccaaataattaacatatgtaCTCGACTCAATATGTCTGAAAAGCAAGTTAGGATCTGGTTTCAAAACAGACGAATGAAGCAAAGGGTACTTGAGCAGTTTGAAATAAGCGGTGATGAATCAACTTCACCTTACATCAGTGACAAAGATGACCATTCGGtggttaataatttgttaaccTACGAAGTTGATCAAAATCACACAAATGGGTATAATAGTTACGAGTTGCAACCTcaacaaattcaatataaCTATCCCCAGCTCTACCAGTACAGTACTGGTGGAGTACCCGCAATTTACAGCACAATGCAACATCACACGCTGATGCCCACAGCGGAAGGTATACTAGATCAGACCCCTCCTGCATCGCCCCAACAATACTATACTCTGCAGAGTGTGACACAAGCAAGTACGCCTAGTACCCAGGTGGAACTTCCGCAAGAGTCATTGGAAGGGAACAATTTATATGATGACTCGATTTCACGCCCATCATCATCCTCATCATCTGAAAGTGGGTTTGGTTGTGTTACTCCTGTAGAAGATTTTGGCTTTGGTGTATATCCAGAGATGACCTTCAGTCAGAATGATCCTACTTACATGCCAGGTCAATCGCCAACTTACAACATACAACATATTTCACCTCCCTCACCATTGTTATCATTCGAAGGTGGGTCTGCCACTCCTGCACAAGATTTTGACTTTGGGTTTTTGCCACAAAACTATGTATATCCAGAAGGGAAATTCAGTCAGGAGGCACGAATGGATAATCTTACTTATATGCCAACTTCTTCCCATAACATACGGGATATTTTGTCTCCATCACCATCATTATCATCGGATGGTGGGTTTGGATCTGCCACTCCTGAACAAGATTTTGTTTTTGGGTTGTTGCAACAAGACCATACATATCCAGAAGTAACCTTCAATCAGGAGACACGAATTGACGTGCAAGGTCAATCACCAACTTACCACAACGTAGAAGATATTTCGCCTCGATCAACTCCGGATGAGATTCGTGACATTTTATTATCCTCGACGGATATTGAACGAGAATTTTTTGAACGAGAATTTGGATTGTAATAAATGATGAATTCGTCAATGACAACAATGCTAAATGCATGATGAGGAAACAGACGaacaaataagaaattattgttgttttatttgagatatttatgtaattaataagtccCAGTAATTATCCAGTCTTgcaattaatctaaaatatattatattacaaacatCATTGGTTTCATCATTTATTTCCAccacaatattgaaaaatatgatttaatcaAGATTTTGATATAAACTTACATTTCCTTTCTTACCTTTTGTGCTCTTTCCttgaattagattttaatgattaGAAATTGGACTTTAGTCATGATTATAGATCTAACTATGTCATCAAGAGGTCAAATTATGTTCATTGtgtcaaaaaataagtaataaattatgccttcaaaaaaatttcatgGAGGAAGTTGGTTTCGTTGATGGTTACCCAATTATTAAAGTCTCTGGAAGACTTCATActgaaaatgattaaaatatcttaaataaataaatcgaacCAACCGTATACATGATGTTTTTTGTTGAATAGGCAATTGCAGACCTGTTCTCACAGTTTCGTCGACATGTCTTAATTATTCGACAACAAAggcttgaaaaaataaaaaaggttttaaaaCCTTGCGTATCTTCTTTTCTTTTCACAATCAAAACCATTCTTAGGACTACGACA
Encoded here:
- the LOC109605192 gene encoding uncharacterized protein LOC109605192; the protein is MNVYETLENDMSNEQPDSVLSEHYKQTNIQQWDNEQLRFQQGTIKDLLEDVKRGVNQQLLSQHLLNSVAKQSLNIRRRRTSYSRFQMCSLENEYLKHTHLNKAQIINICTRLNMSEKQVRIWFQNRRMKQRVLEQFEISGDESTSPYISDKDDHSVVNNLLTYEVDQNHTNGYNSYELQPQQIQYNYPQLYQYSTGGVPAIYSTMQHHTLMPTAEGILDQTPPASPQQYYTLQSVTQASTPSTQVELPQESLEGNNLYDDSISRPSSSSSSESGFGCVTPVEDFGFGVYPEMTFSQNDPTYMPGQSPTYNIQHISPPSPLLSFEGGSATPAQDFDFGFLPQNYVYPEGKFSQEARMDNLTYMPTSSHNIRDILSPSPSLSSDGGFGSATPEQDFVFGLLQQDHTYPEVTFNQETRIDVQGQSPTYHNVEDISPRSTPDEIRDILLSSTDIEREFFEREFGL